A stretch of DNA from Noviherbaspirillum sedimenti:
CGGCGCGCGGGCTGTGCTTGTGCAGGGCGCGCGCCACCAGCTCCTTGCCGCTGCCGGATTCGCCCGTGATCAGCACCGTGACATTGGATTGCGACAGGCGGCCGATGGCGCGGAACACGTCCTGCATCGCCGGCGCCTGGCCGAGGATTTCCGGGGTCTCCGCCGAGACCTGCTCGACGCTGGCTTCGCGCAGGCTTTCTTCCAGGGCGCGGCGGATCAGCTCGACCGCCTTGTCGACATCAAAAGGCTTGGCGAGGTATTCGAAGGCGCCGCCCTGGAATGCCGCCACCGCCGAATCGAGGTCGGAAAAGGCAGTGATGATGATCACCGGCAGGCCGGGATGGCTGGCCTTGACGGCCTGCAGCAGCTCCAGTCCGGTTTCGCCCGGCATGCGGATATCCGACACCAGCACCTGCGGGCTGCTGGTCTGCAACGCATCCATCGCATCGCGGGCATTGGCAAAGCTGCGCGTGACCAGGTTCTCGCGCGCCAGGGCTTTTTCAAGCACCCAGCGAATCGATTCGTCGTCGTCAACAATCCAGATTGGTTTCATAAGTTCTCGGTTTCTCGTGTGCGGGTCGACGGGTTCATGTTGCCGCCCCTGTCAGGGCAGCGGTATCAAAATCCTGAAATCGGTGCATCCCGGCCGGCTCTCGCATTCAATCACGCCCATGTGCTGCTGCACGAAAGTCTGCGCCAGCGTCAACCCCAGCCCACTGCCGCCGTCCCTTCCCGACACCAGGGGATAGAAGATGCGGTCCTGGATTTCGGTCGGGATGCCAGGTCCATTGTCGATGATATGCAAATCTAATGCCAATCGATAACGAACCTTGGCCAGCGTCACCTGACGGGCAATCCGCGTGCGGAAAATCAGCTGCGCATCGCCCGCCGCGATGCGCGGCGCCAGCGCCTGGGCAGCGTTATGGGCGATGTTCAGCACCGCCTGGATCAGCTGTTCCTTGTCACCCCGGAATTCCGGTATCGACAAGTCATAATCGCGCTCGATCGTCAGGCCGCTGGAGAACTCCGCCATGATCAAACTGCGCACGCGCTCGAACACTTCATGGATGTTGACGTCGCCGACGATGTGCGGGCGCCGGTGCGGCGCCAGCAGGCGGTCGACCAGGGTTTGCAGGCGGTCGGCTTCCTTGACGATGACCTGGGTGTATTCGCGCAACTCCTTGAGATGGCGCTCCGGCAACTCCAGTTCCAGCAGCTGGGCGGCGCCGCGAATACCGCCCAGCGGATTCTTGATTTCGTGCGCCAGGTTGCGGATCAGTTCCTTGTTGGCCTGGCTCTGGTCGAGCAGGCGCTCCTCACGATCGAGCTTCAACTGCTGCACGGTTTCACGCAGCTCGATCATGATCGCCATGCCGGGACGGTGCAGTCCGCTGACGATGCAATGCACGTGCAAGACTTCGCGCCCGGCTCGCTCCAGGGTCAGGTCCTGGCGCAAGTCGGCAAACTGGTTTTCGATCGCCTGGCGGAACAACACGGCCATCTGCTCGCCGTTCTGGAACAGCTCGCTGAACTTGTGCTGCGACAAGGCCTTGAATGAACTCTCCAGCAAATGCTCGGCGGCGGGATTGGCGTAGACGATCCGGCTTTCATCGTCCAGGACGAGCACGGCCGATGCCAGCAGATCGAGGCCATCCAGTCCATGCAGCGGGGGTAATATCATATTTGGAACTTGATTTGGAATTGAAAAAGGCCGCATAGCGCGGCCTCTTGAAAGCAATTGCCATACCTACTTCAAATTGGCGATTTCGCGCTTGAGCGCATCGACGTTTTTTTCAGTGCGCTCGAGGTCTGTTTTCATCGATCCTACACGCTCCTGGTACTTGGCGTAATTGCGTTCGCCACCCTGGCGCTCCGGCTCGCCATTGTTGTAATCCTTCTTCAGCGCCGCCAGCTTCTGTTCCTCGTTTTTCAACTCATCCGCCAAAATCTGGCGACGGTCGTTGTCGCGCGCCTTTTGCGTGGTACTGTCCACCTTCGGGAAACCCTCTGACGCGGCGGTCTTCGCAACCGCCGTTGGCGCCGCAGCCGGACGCGCCCTTGGCGCCTCGATCGTGGTAATGCCTGGCAGTTCAACGCGCTTGCAGCCTTTGGTGCCACCGGTATTCTTGTATTCCTTGTTGCCGCGATCGTCCACGCACAGATAGACTTCGGATTGCGCATAAGCACTCACCGAACCAAGGACAGCCAATAAAACAGCAGAGAATATTGCAAATTTCATAACATTACTTATGAGAAACCAACATTGCGGAATGTCAGTTTAGGATAAGAATCAGTTATTTACAATTATTGCTTAATACTTCTTCTCATATTACAACGCCGCAAAAAACAAAAGGGCGGGTTACCCCGCCCTTTTGAATTGCTTACCGCCGTTGGATTACGACGAATAGTACATGTCGAACTCAACCGGATGCGGTGTCATACGCATGCGCTGGACTTCCTGCATCTTCAGTTCCAGGTAGGCATCGATCATGCTGTCGCTGAAGACGCCACCACGGGTCAGGAACTCGCGGTCCTTGTCGAGGGCTTCCAGCGCCTGCTCGAGCGACGAGCACACGGTCGGGATCAGTGCATCTTCTTCTGGCGGCAGATGGTACAGGTCTTTCGAGGCAGCTTCGCCAGGATGGATCTTGTTCTGCACACCGTCCAGGCCTGCCATCAGCAATGCAGCGAAGCACAGGTACGGATTGGCCAGCGGATCCGGGAAGCGCGCTTCGACGCGACGGCCCTTCGGGTTGGCCACGTGCGGAATACGGATCGAAGCCGAACGGTTCTTGGCCGAGTAAGCCAGCTTGACCGGCGCTTCATAGCCAGGCACCAGGCGCTTGTACGAGTTGGTGCCCGGATTGGTGATCGCGTTCAGTGCACGGGCGTGCTTGATGATACCGCCGATGTAGTACAGGGCGAAATCCGACAGGCCTGCATAACCGTCGCCGGCGAACAGGTTTTTGCCGTCTTTCCAGACCGACTGGTGCACGTGCATGCCCGAGCCATTGTCGCCAACGATCGGCTTCGGCATGAAGGTCGCGGTCTTGCCATAGGTGTGAGCAACGTTCCAGACCACGTACTTCAGGTTCTGGGTCCAGTCGGCGCGCTCCACCAGGGTGGAAAACTTGGTGCCGAGCTCGTTCTGGCCGGCGCCTGCCACTTCGTGGTGGTGCACTTCGACCGGGATGCCCAGCGATTCGAGGATCAGGCTCATTTCCGAGCGCATGTCCTGGAAGCTGTCGACTGGCGGCACCGGGAAATAGCCGCCCTTGACGGTCGGACGATGGCCGCTGTTGCCGCCTTCAAGCTTCTCGCCGGTGCTCCAAGATGCTTCTTCGGAATCGATCTTGACGAAGCAGCCGGACATGTCAGACTTCCAGCGCACGCTGTCGAAAATGAAGAATTCCGGCTCCGGGCCGAAGTAGGCGGTGTCGCCCAGGCCGGAGGATTTCAGGTAGGCTTCAGCGCGCTTGGCGATCGAACGCGGATCGCGGTCATAGCCCTTGCCGTCGGACGGTTCGATCACGTCGCACTGCATGAACAGTGTGGTTTCTTCCATGAACGGATCGATGTTGGCCGTGTTCGGATCGGGAATCAGCAGCATGTCGGAAGCTTCGATACCCTTCCAACCGGCAATCGACGAACCGTCGAAGGCATGGCCGGATTCGAACTTGTCCATATCGAAGTGGGAAACAGGCACGGTCACGTGCTGTTCCTTGCCCCGGGTGTCAGCAAAACGGAAATCAACGAATTTGACTTCGTTGTCTTTCACCATCTTCAAGACCTCTGCGGCCGTTCTTGCCATGCGAATCTCCTAAATGTGAGCGGAAATTAATAAGAAAATGCGAATTGAGATCGGAGCAACCGTCAGCGGATAACAGGAGGCCGACGGGCTTGAGAAAAATCAAAAATTCAACCAAGAATGATAGCAGGTTCCATGCCACCAACAGAATAATTAAACCCGATGGCAATTGCTTTGAACTGCGCTGATTCTGGCGGCATTCAACAAGTTTGGCACGCCCCCCTTGCGCCGTAATCGCACCATTTTGATGCAAATCAAAATTGACGCACCAATATAGTGAAAATTCTATTTGGAAATATTTGTACGCACTGTTTTGGTGCCTCGGTGCGCAATCCGGCGCTTCGCTCCCTGAACCTGTTTGTTTCACAAGGCTATAATCCAGTATCTTGTGCATTCTTTTGGATGGATCCAATCATGACCACGGTAGCTGAAATTCTCGCGAACGCCCGCCAACGTGCCGAGGCCGGCAACCTGCCCTATGCTGGCGCGCTCACCCCTCAGGAAGCCTTTGCACTTTTGCAGGCCGATCCCAATGCCAAACTGGTGGATGTGCGCACTGCCGCTGAACGCGACTGGGTCGGCCGCGTCGCCCTGCCTGAAAGCCAGCACCGCGCGGTGCAATGGAATCTCTATCCGGGCGGCGTCCACAATCCGGATTTTCTCGCGCAACTCGCGCAATCCGCCACACACGAAGATCCCCTGCTGTTCCTGTGCCGCTCGGGGGTGCGCTCGCGCCATGCCGCCAAACTTGCCACCGAACAGGGCTACAAGCATTGCTACGATATCCTCGAAGGATTCGAAGGCGACAAGGATAGTGAAGGCCATCGCAAGCACGTCTCCGGCTGGTGCAAGGCCGGCCTGCCCTGGCTCGGCGCCTGAGGGCCAAGGCCGCGACGGGCAAGACTAGAGAGCAAACGCGCAAAGGCTCACTGCCCTTGCGTCAGCCAGAGGATACGCTTGCGCACGAAGTTGATATGGCTGCGCAAGCCATACAGTTCCTCGGCAAAGGAAAGCGGGATCGAGGTGTGATTGGCTTTTTCCTCGATCTCGTTCAGCCGCTGCAATTGCTCCTGATACACTTCGGCGCGCCGCTCGGCCGGCACCTCCTCGATCGCCTGCTCGACGGCACGCAGCTTGCCGTACCAGCGATAGATACGCGAACGCACCTTCCACACATACAACGGCGGCAGAATGCGCGATAGCGGCAGCGCCAGCGCGCCGACGGCAATGATGACGACCCACATGCGGCTGAAGAAATTGGCCAGCCAGAACGGCAGGTAACGTTCCAGGAAGGAAGGCCCACTGCGGTAATAGCGTTCGGCGTCGCGGGCAACCGGGATCTCGGTATAGCTGGCGGTCGGGAATGCCTTTTGCACATTGAACCAGCTGGCGCCGCCATGGATGCGCGCTGCCGCCTGCACGAACAGATCCACCAGGGCCGGATGCAGGTCTTCGCGCGCCACCAGGGTGGCGGTCGGGGCAATCAGGTGGTAATCCCGGGCGGGCAGGTTCTTGCCCAGGTCGGCAATGCCGCGCGGCAGCACCACATGCGAAAGGAAAGGAAAGCGCCGGGTATAGGCTTCAGCCTGGGGGAAATCGACCAGCTGGATGCCGGGCGTTTGCAGCAGCATCTGGATCAGCGGCGCATCCGGCGCCGAACTGAACACCAGGCCATCGATCCGCCCCGCCAGCAATTCCACCGTGGCAGGCGTGTTGTCCAGATCACCCAGGCGCACTTCCGTCGCCTCGATATTATTCACTTCCAGCAAACTCTTGAACAGCTGCGGCACGCCGGTCCCCGCCGGACCGACATTGATTTTCAAACCCTTCAACTGGCTCAGCTCGCTTATTTTTTTATTGCCGCGCAAGAAAATCCACACAGGCTCGGTAAACAGGCTGCCCAGCGAAACCAGCCCCTGGCGCTCGGCTTCGGCCTGTTCGGTCGAGCCGCTCTGCACAAAGGCGATATCCACCCCGGAATCCTGTTCCTGCAGGCGCTTGAGGTTTTCCCGCGAACCGGGCGAGGCGCGCAATTCGACCTGGATGCCTTGCCTGGCCAGGGTGGCGGCATATTTTTTGCCGAACTCCTGGTAGGCGCTGTTTTCCTGGCCGGTCGACATCACCACCTGTTTCGGCGGCGAAGGATCGATCAGCCAGTAGGCTACAAAGCACAAGCCGATCACCAGCAAGGTCGCTGGTCCGGCGGTGACGATCAGGTCGCGCAAAGAGAATTGGGTGAACTTGAATATTTTAGGCATGACGGTGAGCAAAAGGTAATGCCGACACGATGCCAAGAAATGCCATTGCGCGCAAGAGAAGTTCCCGACTGCCGGAAGCAAAAAAAAAGAGCGACCAGGTCGCTCCACAGAATTGCCCCTACTGAAACCTTATTGTGAAGATGAATGATGCTCTGATGAATGCTGGGCGCTGCCTGGCACGATGGCTGGATGATGCCGATTTTTCTCATCGTCGGAAAGAAATTTGGCCGCCAGGTCGAACCATTCCTCAATGGAGAGGGTACCCCTTACAATCGGAAACAACTCTTCTTCTTCCTTGGCAAAACGCTTGCGCAAGTTATGGCAATACAGTTCCATGGTGGAACAGATTTCTCGCACGTCGGCCAAACCGCGTTCGAATGCGCTGCACAACTGCTCATGCAGCGAGCGCAGGATGCGCATGCTGCGCGAACTCAGGGAGTCGAGTTCATCCAGAATCGGATCGGCCTTGCGGGTGGTCTTGCGCAATGCCGGGATCACGTAAGTCTCGACTTTCCGTTTGTGACAATATGCCTCGAACTGTTCAAGCTTGTTCAAGGCCGCTTCCACACTGGCTCGATTGATCGTGTGCAAATCCTGCAAAATGCTTTGAATTTGGTGATGTACTCTGGACAACATGCTGCGTGTATTTTTTTGTTCTGCTGATAATGCTACCAAGGAATAAGTGGCGGTCAACATAATCAATTCACTCCTTTTCCGTGCCATTGAATTGCCGGCAATGTGGATTTAAATATCTTGTCTCGTAATACGTCTTTATTATTGGTGCGAGGGAGCTAATATAAGTCAGGCAAGAACTATAAAAACAAATTCCACACATCAACTTGACTAAAATCAAATGTGAAATTTTTATAAATCTTCAATTATTCTTTATCGCCGTCCATGCATCACACATGCGCCACGCGAAAAATGCACCTTGGAATGATGTACGCTGGAAATAAAAAATAATGCCTAACCATGACGCAGTAACAACATGCGCCACGGTTAGGCATAACAAGATGGTATGAGTTCCCGATGTCTTGCGGAAAAATCAGACAGGGAATCAGCGACGATTATTCGAGCTTGACGGAATGCTCGCGCGTGGCGTGGAAGGTCAGTTGCGGCCAGCGCTCTTGCGTATGACGCAAGTTGACGCCCGATGTGGCCAGATAAGCCATATTTCCGGCGGCATCGAAAGCAATGTTATTGCCGGCAATCGATTTTTCAAATTCGGCCAGGGCTTTCTTGTCGTCGCAGGTAATCCAGCGCGCACTGCTGATGCTGGTGCCTTCGAATACCGCATCGACGCCATATTCGTTCAGCAAGCGGCTGGCAACCACCTCAAACTGCAGCACGCCGACCGCGCCCAGGATCAGGTCGCCGCCATGCACCGGCTTGAAGACCTGCACCGCGCCCTCCTCGCCCAGCTGCTGCAAACCCTTGTGCAATTGCTTGATCTTCAGCGGATTGCGAATCCGCACCGAACGGAAGAAATCCGGGGCGAAATAAGGAATGCCGGTGAACTGCAGCATTTCCCCTTCGGAAAAACTGTCGCCGATCTGCATGTTGCCATGGTTGGGCAAGCCGATGATATCGCCGGCAAAGGCTTCTTCCACCTGCTCCCGGCTTGACGCCATGAAGGTCACCACATTCGACACGCGAATGTCGCGATTGATGCGCAGGTGCTTGATTTTCATGCCGCGCTCAAAGCGCCCGGAACACACCCGCAGGAACGCGATGCGGTCGCGGTGGGCCGGGTCCATGTTGGCCTGGATCTTGAAGACGAAGCCGGAAAACGGCGTTTCCTGCGGCTCGACCGTGCGCACGGTGGCATCGCGCGGACGCGGCGCCGGCGCCCATTCCAGCAAGGCATCAAGGATTTCGCGCACGCCGAAGTTGTTGATGGCCGAGCCGAAGAAGACCGGCGTTTGCTTGCCGGCGAGATAAGCATCGAGATCAAAGGCGTGCGAGGCGCCATGCACCAGCTCGACTTCCATTTTCAATTGTTCGATTTCCAGCGGGAACATCTCTGCCAGACGCGGATTGTCGATACCCTTGACGACTTCAAAGGTCTGGTCGGCGCGCTCGCTGCCCGGGGCAAACAGCAGGATTTCATCGCGCAGCAAATGATAGACGCCGCGGAAGGTCTTGCCCATGCCGATCGGCCAGGTCACCGGCGCGCATTCGATCTGCAGCACCGACTCGACTTCATCGAGCAACTCCAGCGGATCGCGGGTTTCGCGGTCCATCTTGTTCATGAATGTCAGGATCGGCGTATTGCGCATGCGGCAGACGTTGAGCAGCTTGATGGTCTGCTCTTCCACGCCCTTGGCGGCGTCGATCGCCATCAGGGCCGAGTCGACCGCTGTCAGCACGCGATAGGTATCTTCCGAGAAATCCTGGTGGCCCGGGGTATCGAGCAGGTTGACCACGTGGTCACGGTATTCGAACTGCATCACCGAACTGGCCACGGAAATGCCGCGCTGCTTTTCGATTTCCATCCAGTCCGAAGTGGCGTGGCGGCCGCTCTTGCGGCCCTTGACGGTGCCGGCCAGCTGGATGGCGCCGGAAAACAGCAGCAGTTTTTCCGTCAGCGTGGTCTTGCCGGCGTCCGGGTGGGAAATGATGCCGAAAGTGCGGCGGCGCGTGACTTCGCGCGCAATCTGCGCAGCGCTGACGGTGCGCGTCGTTTCGGCCTGGGCCGAGGCAAGCTCGGGGGCATCTGCGCCTGGCAGATCGGAATCGGTAGACATGGGGCGGTAGTGCGCAAAACTCACAAGTCTACCGGCTCTTGGGCGCGGTGTCTAATGCCTTGACGACAAAGGGAAAATTCCTTGTCCGTATGTGCGCTCAACGCCCATGGCGACCGTGACCGCCGTCATGACCATGACCATGACCATGACCATGACCGTGACCGTGACCGTGACCATGACCATGACCGTGACCATGACCGTGACCATGACCGTGACCATGGTCATGCCGGTGACCATGACGGTGACCATGTCCATGGTGGTGACCGTGCCGGTGATGACGCCAGTCAGGCCCATACACGTAGCGCGGCGCCGGGGCGCCATAGTATTCACCGTAGCCCATCACCGGCACCGGCCGCTGGACCACCACCACGGGAGGCCTGTGGACAACCACCGGCGGCTGCACCACGACCGGCGCCGGATAGCCATAACCGCCGCCCGAACCGATATTCACCGACCAGTCGACATTGTCGCGCGCCATGGCGGCGGGGGTGACGACCATCAGGCTGGCGCCCAGAATGGCGGCGCCGGTAATCAGGGAATAGAATTTGTTCATGTCTGGCTCCTAGGGGGGCGAATGTTTCGTTGGTTGCTGTACACTCTATTTAACTTCACGCCCTCGCTGGCAACCAGTCCTTGCACAGTAAATATTGAAACAATTTGTATCCGTCGCGTCTTCCTCCGATGCTCCGATTTACGCTTGCACAAAAAAAAAGCCCGCAGTGCTTGCGCAACGCGGGCCAAAACAACTCCAGGGGGAGTGTATTGAAGGATCAGATGTCATCGTAAGCCAATCCCCAAGCAAGTATTTGCGATTACGCAAATTTCCATCAGTTTAGATTTTTTACACCGTTATGTTGAAGTCAAGAATTATTCTGCTTGGCCTGTTGCTGGTTGCCAGCCAGGCTTTCAGCCGCCCCCTTGATCCCGATTGCGCCACCCACTTTGCCGATGGCACTGTGCCCGAGCTTGTCGCGGAAAAGTTGCGGCCGCAAACCCGCACCCTTTGTTTCGAAAATTTTGCCGTACTGCATTCGGGTGTTTCGCGCACACCGCTGTGGTCAGCCGAATATCTCACGGCGCCTCGACTGGGCCAGGCGCGGATGCTGAAACGCAAAAATACCTACCATGAAGAAAAACAATTGCCCTTCTGGCAGCGCGCCGAACTGGAGGATTATGTACGCTCCGGCTTCGACCGCGGTCATTTGAGCCCGTCGGGCGACATGGCGACCGACCAGGCGCAACATGAAAGTTTTTCATTGGCCAATATCATTCCGCAACATCGGAAAAACAACCAGATCCTGTGGGAAGGGATCGAATACAGCACGCGCGAACTCGTGTTCGAGCGCGGCGCATTGTATGTCATCACCGGCCCGATCTTCGAAGGCGAAGAATTGCAACGGCTCAATGGCCGGGTGCTTGTGCCGACGCATGTTTTCAAGGCAATATACGATCCAGCCAGGGGCGAGGCCGGGGCTTATGTCGCCGTCAATGCGGCAGGGCTGGAATACCAGGAGCTCAGCATCGATGCCCTGGAAAAACGCATCGGCATCAAGCTTTTTCCCCGCATGCGCGCCAGCGTGAAGACGGCCGGCATGCAACTGCCGCCGCCGCAGCCGTACAAATACCGCAGCCGCGGCAAACCCATGCCCGTCGCCGGGTCCAATCCATCCATGAGGTAAAGCCATGACGCAATTGCAGCCATTTCAGGACGAAGCAACGGTACTGACGCTGGACCAGATGACGCTGGAAAACCGCCTGGATCGCATCGAGATGTATGGCAGCTTGCAAATTACCCGCGACAAAGCGGGCCTGGCGCTGGCGCAGGAATTGAAGCAATTGATCGATGCCACGATAGCGGCGCTGGAGGGGGCCGAATTACCAGAGAAAATTGCTCTCAAGCCGCTCGACAAGGTGGCCAATCCTTTCAAGTGAGCCGGGCAAGCCCCCCACGCCGCCCCGGACCAAGATCATTGACCCGGCACAAGGTTCCATCCAGTTGCTCTTTTATCATCGTGCAGCGAAACCGAAGTCCACACGATGGCGACACAGGAGATTGCGATGGGCACTAGCGATGCAAGATTCAGCGGCGCCTTGCGCAGGAAAAGCACCACCCTGCCCCTGATGGGCGCGATCCTGCTGCTGCTTGGGTCATTCGGGCCAGTTGTGCCGGTTGGCACCGCGCACGCGAGCGGTTTTGCACTCAATGAAATGAGCGCAGCCGGCGTCGCCAATGCCCATGCCGGCGGCGCCGCGGCAGCCGAAGATCTCGGCACCATCTATTTCAACCCGGCGGGCTTGTCGCGCATGTCCGGCCAACAATTCATGCTGGTCGGCTCCGCCATCCGGACCTCCTCCAAATTCAGCAACGCCGGCTCCCTCTCCGCGCTCGGCACTGCGGCAAGCGGCGGCAGCAGCGACGATGCCGGCGGCTGGGCGGCGGTGCCCGCCGTGTATTTTGCGATGGATATCGCACCGCAGCTGCGCTTTGGCATTGGCCTGCAATCGCCGTTTGGCCTGAAGACCGACTACGACGCCGGCTGGGTCGGCCGCTACCAGGCGCTGAAATCGGACATGAAATCCGTCAACATCAACCCCGCGCTGTCATACAAGCTGAGTGACGCCGTCGCGCTCGGCGCCGGCATCAGTGCGCAATACGTCAATGTCGAACTGTCCCGGGCCATCGACTTCGGCACGGTTTGCGTCGCCAGCCTTGGCCCCGGCGCCTGCGCACCGCTGGGTTTGCTGCCACAAGCCAGCGATGGCAAGGCGACCGTCAAAGGCAATGACTGGGGTTTCGGCTTCAACCTCGGCGTGCTGTTGACGCCGAACGAGGCGACGCGCATCGGCATCGCCTATCGCTCCCGCATCAGGCACACACTGTCCGGTGACGCCAGCTACGACAAGCCGGCT
This window harbors:
- a CDS encoding TAXI family TRAP transporter solute-binding subunit, producing the protein MPKIFKFTQFSLRDLIVTAGPATLLVIGLCFVAYWLIDPSPPKQVVMSTGQENSAYQEFGKKYAATLARQGIQVELRASPGSRENLKRLQEQDSGVDIAFVQSGSTEQAEAERQGLVSLGSLFTEPVWIFLRGNKKISELSQLKGLKINVGPAGTGVPQLFKSLLEVNNIEATEVRLGDLDNTPATVELLAGRIDGLVFSSAPDAPLIQMLLQTPGIQLVDFPQAEAYTRRFPFLSHVVLPRGIADLGKNLPARDYHLIAPTATLVAREDLHPALVDLFVQAAARIHGGASWFNVQKAFPTASYTEIPVARDAERYYRSGPSFLERYLPFWLANFFSRMWVVIIAVGALALPLSRILPPLYVWKVRSRIYRWYGKLRAVEQAIEEVPAERRAEVYQEQLQRLNEIEEKANHTSIPLSFAEELYGLRSHINFVRKRILWLTQGQ
- the glnL gene encoding nitrogen regulation protein NR(II), with the protein product MILPPLHGLDGLDLLASAVLVLDDESRIVYANPAAEHLLESSFKALSQHKFSELFQNGEQMAVLFRQAIENQFADLRQDLTLERAGREVLHVHCIVSGLHRPGMAIMIELRETVQQLKLDREERLLDQSQANKELIRNLAHEIKNPLGGIRGAAQLLELELPERHLKELREYTQVIVKEADRLQTLVDRLLAPHRRPHIVGDVNIHEVFERVRSLIMAEFSSGLTIERDYDLSIPEFRGDKEQLIQAVLNIAHNAAQALAPRIAAGDAQLIFRTRIARQVTLAKVRYRLALDLHIIDNGPGIPTEIQDRIFYPLVSGRDGGSGLGLTLAQTFVQQHMGVIECESRPGCTDFRILIPLP
- a CDS encoding DUF4124 domain-containing protein — its product is MKFAIFSAVLLAVLGSVSAYAQSEVYLCVDDRGNKEYKNTGGTKGCKRVELPGITTIEAPRARPAAAPTAVAKTAASEGFPKVDSTTQKARDNDRRQILADELKNEEQKLAALKKDYNNGEPERQGGERNYAKYQERVGSMKTDLERTEKNVDALKREIANLK
- a CDS encoding peptide chain release factor 3, which encodes MSTDSDLPGADAPELASAQAETTRTVSAAQIAREVTRRRTFGIISHPDAGKTTLTEKLLLFSGAIQLAGTVKGRKSGRHATSDWMEIEKQRGISVASSVMQFEYRDHVVNLLDTPGHQDFSEDTYRVLTAVDSALMAIDAAKGVEEQTIKLLNVCRMRNTPILTFMNKMDRETRDPLELLDEVESVLQIECAPVTWPIGMGKTFRGVYHLLRDEILLFAPGSERADQTFEVVKGIDNPRLAEMFPLEIEQLKMEVELVHGASHAFDLDAYLAGKQTPVFFGSAINNFGVREILDALLEWAPAPRPRDATVRTVEPQETPFSGFVFKIQANMDPAHRDRIAFLRVCSGRFERGMKIKHLRINRDIRVSNVVTFMASSREQVEEAFAGDIIGLPNHGNMQIGDSFSEGEMLQFTGIPYFAPDFFRSVRIRNPLKIKQLHKGLQQLGEEGAVQVFKPVHGGDLILGAVGVLQFEVVASRLLNEYGVDAVFEGTSISSARWITCDDKKALAEFEKSIAGNNIAFDAAGNMAYLATSGVNLRHTQERWPQLTFHATREHSVKLE
- a CDS encoding rhodanese-like domain-containing protein — protein: MTTVAEILANARQRAEAGNLPYAGALTPQEAFALLQADPNAKLVDVRTAAERDWVGRVALPESQHRAVQWNLYPGGVHNPDFLAQLAQSATHEDPLLFLCRSGVRSRHAAKLATEQGYKHCYDILEGFEGDKDSEGHRKHVSGWCKAGLPWLGA
- the glnA gene encoding type I glutamate--ammonia ligase, whose protein sequence is MARTAAEVLKMVKDNEVKFVDFRFADTRGKEQHVTVPVSHFDMDKFESGHAFDGSSIAGWKGIEASDMLLIPDPNTANIDPFMEETTLFMQCDVIEPSDGKGYDRDPRSIAKRAEAYLKSSGLGDTAYFGPEPEFFIFDSVRWKSDMSGCFVKIDSEEASWSTGEKLEGGNSGHRPTVKGGYFPVPPVDSFQDMRSEMSLILESLGIPVEVHHHEVAGAGQNELGTKFSTLVERADWTQNLKYVVWNVAHTYGKTATFMPKPIVGDNGSGMHVHQSVWKDGKNLFAGDGYAGLSDFALYYIGGIIKHARALNAITNPGTNSYKRLVPGYEAPVKLAYSAKNRSASIRIPHVANPKGRRVEARFPDPLANPYLCFAALLMAGLDGVQNKIHPGEAASKDLYHLPPEEDALIPTVCSSLEQALEALDKDREFLTRGGVFSDSMIDAYLELKMQEVQRMRMTPHPVEFDMYYSS
- a CDS encoding OmpP1/FadL family transporter: MGTSDARFSGALRRKSTTLPLMGAILLLLGSFGPVVPVGTAHASGFALNEMSAAGVANAHAGGAAAAEDLGTIYFNPAGLSRMSGQQFMLVGSAIRTSSKFSNAGSLSALGTAASGGSSDDAGGWAAVPAVYFAMDIAPQLRFGIGLQSPFGLKTDYDAGWVGRYQALKSDMKSVNINPALSYKLSDAVALGAGISAQYVNVELSRAIDFGTVCVASLGPGACAPLGLLPQASDGKATVKGNDWGFGFNLGVLLTPNEATRIGIAYRSRIRHTLSGDASYDKPAGLPAPLAAAPTFTNSGVSADVTLPESLSVSGHFDLNPRWTVMGDVSWMRWSRFQELRIRFANGAADSVTPEQWRNTVRIAVAANYRYNDAWKLRAGLAYDPTPLEEQFRTPRIPDADRTWLGFGAQFKPTPQDAWDFGYAHLFIKDGAIDKTETGAGRLIGNYDSKVDILSVQYSRSF
- a CDS encoding DNA/RNA non-specific endonuclease, which codes for MLKSRIILLGLLLVASQAFSRPLDPDCATHFADGTVPELVAEKLRPQTRTLCFENFAVLHSGVSRTPLWSAEYLTAPRLGQARMLKRKNTYHEEKQLPFWQRAELEDYVRSGFDRGHLSPSGDMATDQAQHESFSLANIIPQHRKNNQILWEGIEYSTRELVFERGALYVITGPIFEGEELQRLNGRVLVPTHVFKAIYDPARGEAGAYVAVNAAGLEYQELSIDALEKRIGIKLFPRMRASVKTAGMQLPPPQPYKYRSRGKPMPVAGSNPSMR